A stretch of the Fusarium musae strain F31 chromosome 2, whole genome shotgun sequence genome encodes the following:
- a CDS encoding hypothetical protein (EggNog:ENOG41), giving the protein MTAPTQTPVPISITICGDGGCGKSSITLRLVRSQWTSDYDPTIEDSYSVTRRIDGVTYHLSLTDTAGQEEYRGMWASSNLGADAFLLVYDITSKDSLDALQHFNELIDMEAETRLDNADRARRAGLRSGHDTRSRTIPPVKLVAGNKCDLQESRQVPAAQGLEWARKRGCGFMETSARLEVNIEETFALVVRRVVEARRLADTGPDAAEFNARGMTKPLTPLPTDSDIEKRAVGVRGPNLQGDRVGGKKDNGFWKSLRCW; this is encoded by the coding sequence ATGACGGCTCCGACACAGACACCTGTTCCTATATCTATCACGATCTGCGGCGATGGTGGATGCGGAAAGTCCTCCATTACACTGCGCCTAGTTCGCTCGCAATGGACTTCAGACTACGACCCGACTATCGAGGACTCATATAGCGTGACGCGCCGCATCGATGGTGTTACCTACCACCTATCTCTTACCGACACGGCCGGCCAGGAGGAGTACCGCGGCATGTGGGCTTCCTCGAACCTCGGCGCCGATGCtttcctcctcgtctacgATATCACATCCAAAGACTCCCTAGACGCCCTGCAGCATTTTAATGAACTTATCGATATGGAAGCAGAGACTCGTCTTGATAACGCTGACCGCGCTCGCCGTGCTGGTCTGCGCTCAGGTCACGATACGCGGTCCCGCACCATCCCTCCTGTCAAGCTCGTCGCCGGCAACAAGTGCGATCTGCAAGAGAGCAGACAAGTCCCTGCGGCTCAAGGTCTTGAATGGGCCCGAAAGCGCGGGTGTGGATTCATGGAGACGAGTGCGCGCCTGGAAGTCAACATCGAAGAGACGTTTGCATTGGTTGTGCGCCGGGTGGTTGAGGCTCGACGGCTTGCTGATACAGGTCCAGACGCAGCAGAGTTCAATGCCCGCGGTATGACGAAACCGCTGACGCCTCTTCCGACCGATAGCGACATCGAGAAGCGCGCGGTTGGAGTGCGAGGCCCGAATCTTCAGGGCGACAGAGTGGGAGGGAAGAAGGATAACGGCTTTTGGAAGAGCCTGCGATGTTGGTGA
- a CDS encoding hypothetical protein (EggNog:ENOG41~BUSCO:EOG09263ZSC) yields MATRDHCLLCFEALEAHLTHRKALTLEEIQESSASASDLEPAAPKTLDDPSLRHLAIPDASASSSSSSSTSLDASTPATSTSSLPIPPTSAPLFVTWNTMEDGEPVLRGCIGTFEAQDLAEGIPEYALISALQDTRFSPIGKSELPTLQVAVTLLTDFEEVDDIFDWEIGVHGIRLSFYDRGRRYGSTYLPDVASEQGWTKEETLFSLIRKAGWTGSRGRWKDLDLKVTRYQGKKTTLEYADYKKWIDEA; encoded by the coding sequence ATGGCTACCAGGGATCACTGTCTACTATGCTTTGAGGCGCTGGAGGCTCATCTCACTCACCGCAAAGCTCTGACTTTGGAAGAGATTCAAGAATCCTCAGCCTCTGCCTCAGATCTAGAGCCTGCTGCTCCAAAGACCCTTGACGATCCTAGTCTTCGGCATCTAGCGATCCCTGATGCCagcgcttcttcttcttcttcctcttccacctcgCTAGATGCTTCCACACCTGCCACGAGcacctcttctcttcctatCCCCCCAACATCTGCCCCGCTATTCGTGACATGGAATACGATGGAGGATGGCGAGCCCGTGCTGCGAGGTTGTATCGGCACAttcgaagctcaagatctaGCTGAGGGTATCCCGGAATACGCCCTTATCTCTGCCCTTCAAGACACTCGCTTCTCCCCAATCGGAAAGTCCGAATTGCCTACGCTCCAAGTCGCGGTCACACTCCTGACCGATtttgaagaagtcgatgaCATATTCGACTGGGAAATTGGCGTTCACGGCATCCGACTCTCATTCTACGATCGTGGCCGCCGTTATGGCTCAACCTACCTCCCAGATGTAGCCTCCGAGCAGGGATGGACTAAAGAAGAAACgctcttcagtctcatccGCAAGGCGGGGTGGACTGGTAGTCGAGGACGCTGGAAAGACTTGGACCTCAAGGTCACACGCTACCAGGGCAAGAAGACTACTCTGGAGTACGCTGATTACAAGAAGTGGATTGACGAGGCGTGA
- a CDS encoding hypothetical protein (EggNog:ENOG41): protein MRFSIFTLVALVSASSASLVRRVDVNVPAMTNADGVVVPFDTAGVVQPAKKRDLEQKKRDLAQQKRHVSHKRRAVSQEKQQQKQ from the exons ATGCGTTTCTCTATCTTCACCTTGGTCGCCCTTGTctcggcttcttcagcttcacttG TCCGCCGAGTCGATGTCAATGTTCCGGCCATGACAAACGCAGATGGAGTCGTTGTGCCATTCGACACAGCTGGTGTCGTCCAACCCGCTAAGAAGCGAGATctcgagcagaagaagagagaccTCGCCCAGCAGAAGCGACACGTTTCTCACAAGAGACGCGCGGTTTCTcaggagaagcagcagcagaagcaatAA
- a CDS encoding hypothetical protein (EggNog:ENOG41): MGKTQPNLFAFRNVDALAPALRSYVIQSQAAGIARHGAFKVGVSGGSLPKTLAQALLAPSSGPNDVVDFKRWEIFFADERAVPLDHEDSNYALLKKELLDKIPEDQKPTVHPIDTEHLNDLQELADQYEKTLVASFASRDSVRLPIFDLLLLGCGPDGHTCSLFPGHELLREVDAWVAPIEDSPKPPPKRITLTLPVVNHSVRVAFVATGGGKKEIMKQIFDNDGGLPCTLVNEGTGERCSWFVDEPAVEGVSFPRRAFL; the protein is encoded by the coding sequence ATGGGTAAAACACAACCAAACCTCTTCGCATTTCGCAACGTTGACGCTCTCGCCCCGGCGTTGCGTTCGTACGTTATCCAAAGCCAAGCTGCCGGTATCGCCCGGCACGGCGCTTTCAAAGTGGGTGTATCTGGTGGTTCGCTCCCCAAGACGCTCGCCCAGGCCCTCCTGGCCCCCTCTTCGGGCCCCAACGATGTCGTCGATTTCAAGCGCTGGGAAATTTTCTTTGCTGATGAGCGCGCTGTGCCCCTCGACCACGAAGACTCCAACTACGCCCTCCTCAAGAAGGAACTTCTGGACAAGATCCCCGAGGACCAGAAGCCCACCGTGCACCCCATCGACACAGAACACTTGAACGACTTGCAAGAGCTTGCCGACCAGTACGAGAAAACACTCGTTGCCAGCTTCGCCAGCCGCGACTCGGTCCGTCTGCCTATCTtcgacctcctcctcctcggctgCGGTCCCGACGGACACACCTGCTCTCTTTTCCCTGGCCATGAACTGCTCCGTGAAGTCGACGCCTGGGTTGCCCCCATTGAAGACTCCCCCAAGCCTCCCCCCAAGCGCATCACCCTCACTCTTCCAGTCGTCAACCACTCCGTTCGTGTCGCGTTCGTCGCTACTGGCGGTGGCAAGAAAGAGATCATGAAGCAGATCTTCGATAACGACGGTGGTCTGCCTTGCACTCTTGTCAATGAGGGCACTGGTGAGCGCTGCAGCTGGTTCGTCGACGAGCCTGCTGTCGAGGGCGTCAGCTTTCCGCGAAGGGCTTTCCTATGA
- a CDS encoding hypothetical protein (EggNog:ENOG41), whose protein sequence is MDSRLHQHLRAHILFGDIQGHKLKQEKPMASNQIGPVARAWYKWKALRLPWRKRFLAGYDLQGNTYWEFRLTRGAESNERWRRIVKYPRSTHYSSVKVSPQWHQWLRHTREDPPSIEEQHSDVLRRVRMQKLAAEADARWDAKPRVMEAPQAAPAPLLSPATASPLQQDAESSEQTDTVSKEIKEDAEKKDDPWAKAKARAPGETWQPTSWSPTAAKKR, encoded by the exons aTGGATTCGAGACTTCACCAACATTTGCGCGCCCATATTCTTTTTGGTGACATCCAAGGTCACAAATTGAAACAGGAGAAGCCCATGGCCTCAAATCAGATTGGGCCTGTTGCGCGGGCCTGGTACAAGTGGAAGGCTCTCCGCTTGCCATGGCGCAAACGCTTCCTCGCGG GTTACGACCTTCAGGGTAACACGTACTGGGAATTTCGACTCACGAGAGGCGCTGAGAGTAATGAGCGCTGGCGAAGAATTGTTAAATACCCGCGATCAACACACTACTCTTCTGTAAAGGTCAGCCCTCAATGGCACCAGTGGTTACGGCATACACGAGAGGATCCTCCAAGTATCGAGGAACAACACAGCGATGTTCTGCGCCGGGTGAGGATGCAGAAACTCGCTGCTGAAGCGGATGCTCGATGGGATGCCAAGCCGCGAGTCATGGAGGCACCGCAGGCTGCGCCGGCACCATTGCTTTCACCGGCGACGGCTAGTCCTTTACAACAAGACGCCGAGAGTAGTGAGCAGACTGACACGGTCTCAAAAGAGATCAAAGAAGATGCTGAAAAGAAGGATGATCCTTGGGCCAAGGCAAAGGCCAGAGCACCAGGCGAGACATGGCAACCCACTTCTTGGAGTCCTACAGCAGCCAAGAAACGTTGA
- a CDS encoding hypothetical protein (EggNog:ENOG41), giving the protein MVTVSPSSILSSPSSFVTAHDSTLDKSTAASSPVHENPCPYRDARQLPRDLKAHCQILLEEQLCMLALAFLNDGSAINLLNSVAASGISKQTSPKKHILIPPPSHLALLNTLVVHPLHTTRAEKKDQLDVASQALDYLRNILRIAGPINADLRTAFQFSSTPRSGRRWDQYGQGNDSDISDTESNGDDDRLRGKLANDGSIWNRGQDFWSTLGWAFNCSTLYPKRWQYWKVWLEFMLDVLEADWNERERCDKEAQLANGPESELPRTSRNESIIVMYMDQQNGRQNGAKGFVKAIFADGGEISSSAFREVFDKEPRGPSKTPKKRKREQVLDLENDKFGDYFDDESISSGVSEPPTPQKPKDTRKLGTAGVHSQGLVESVDIRLRLFRLLSAVTWSLRKPSELHRLYEEYTASLKLLPLHMFTLFACRRPNPLLSEAHITITKELFDLLLPSSYKDPSKVDPEGDAEGSLTLPMLEECFVPHPANTVALEDNAKLSLVVEDAMQLLWACDLMVYSEEFEEAVEMGIKAREAKAKKRRTGKVKGDEADALAQDILTNSGERIRLFLEVLKASQEAES; this is encoded by the exons ATGGTAACAGTCTCGCCCTCTTCGATTCTTTCGTCGCCGTCATCTTTTGTGACGGCGCATGATTCTACACTTGATAAATCCACGGCCGCCAGTAGCCCCGTTCATGAGAACCCATGCCCCTATCGCGATGCGCGACAACTGCCCCGCGACTTGAAGGCGCATTGTCAGATTTTACTCGAAGAACAACTGTGTATGCTGGCGCTCGCTTTCCTCAATG ATGGCTCCGCGATAAATCTCCTCAATAGCGTTGCCGCCTCTGGTATATCCAAGCAAACATCTCCCAAGAAGCACATCCTTATCCCCCCTCCAAGCCATCTGGCTCTATTGAATACACTTGTCGTTCATCCTCTCCACACGACCCGTGCGGAGAAGAAAGACCAGCTTGACGTTGCCTCGCAGGCTCTCGACTATTTGCGCAATATTCTCCGAATTGCCGGTCCCATTAATGCCGATCTCAGAACAGCATTCCAATTCAGCTCTACACCGCGCTCAGGTCGCCGCTGGGACCAATATGGACAGGGAAACGATAGCGATATATCAGACACGGAATCAAATGGCGACGATGATCGACTTCGAGGCAAACTTGCCAACGATGGTAGCATATGGAACCGTGGACAAGACTTTTGGTCAACCCTGGGCTGGGCATTCAACTGCAGCACGTTATATCCGAAACGATGGCAATACTGGAAAGTCTGGCTAGAGTTTATGTTGGATGTCTTGGAGGCTGACTGGAACGAGCGCGAGCGATGCGACAAGGAGGCGCAATTAGCCAATGGCCCAGAGAGCGAACTACCCCGTACATCACGCAATGAATCTATCATTGTAATGTACATGGATCAACAAAACGGGCGGCAAAATGGAGCTAAAGGTTTTGTCAAAGCCATATTTGCTGACGGAGGCGAGATATCGTCGTCTGCTTTCCGCGAGGTTTTTGATAAGGAACCCAGAGGCCCGAGCAAGACGCCTAAGAAACGGAAGCGGGAACAGGTGCTGGACCTGGAGAACGACAAATTTGGTGACtactttgatgatgaatcaATCTCTTCGGGAGTTTCCGAACCACCAACGCCCCAAAAGCCCAAGGACACACGAAAACTCGGCACAGCGGGTGTACACTCTCAAGGGCTGGTCGAGTCTGTCGACATACGCCTTCGTCTGTTCAGATTACTTTCTGCGGTGACATGGTCACTCCGAAAGCCTTCCGAGCTTCATCGTCTATATGAGGAGTATACTGCCTCCCTCAAACTTCTGCCACTCCACATGTTTACTCTTTTTGCGTGCCGGAGACCAAATCCCCTTTTATCTGAAGCGCATATTACTATCACCAAAGAATTATTCGATTTACTGCTACCATCATCGTACAAAGATCCTTCAAAGGTTGACCCAGAAGGTGACGCGGAGGGAAGTTTGACCTTGCCAATGTTAGAAGAGTGTTTTGTCCCTCATCCAGCGAATACCGTGGCCCTGGAAGACAACGCAAAATTATCCCTAGTCGTCGAAGACGCTATGCAACTTCTTTGGGCATGCGATCTAATGGTTTATTCTGAAGAGTTTgaagaggctgttgagatgggtatcaaagctcgagaagcaaaagcaaagaagcggCGCACAGGGAAGGTCAAGGGTGATGAAGCCGACGCTCTCGCGCAAGACATCCTGACCAACTCAGGCGAAAGAATTCGGTTGTTTTTGGAAGTTTTAAAAGCTTCTCAGGAAGCGGAGTCATGA
- a CDS encoding hypothetical protein (EggNog:ENOG41), with product MRCSKTIAEDVGATAIEAFWCGTSFVLASTVVQPPVASLSHIFGHRSALLASLTVFVAGSIMAALAKNIAVLLGGRTLQGLGSGGILALTYVIVTDLVSLRERGKWFGLISLNWAIGSILGPLIGGALVEVSWPWLFWISLPFCGIAYIAIPITMRIKRKEEASVNAKLREFDWIGTIIFVSSLTSFLIPLSWGGIMYDWSSPRTVIPLIFGIMGLISFGFHIKFCRKYSRCDPLLRPSLFTSLTALAAYFATVIHGITVWCLLYYVPLYHEVRGSSPITAGVAVMPFTGSVAPAAVIVGLLIAKTGTYRPFIWVGWVLVPIGMGLMLLLDDHTETYEWVLIYLTGGLGLGILYSAQAFAAQASASNSDLPFAASFYAFCRSLGQGIGVAVGGVTFQNEFRKQVEKSQEFASKANEWAKNASALVQILKRSPSSMQLMKETIIDGYIKGLRTVWLVLALLACIAFLVSLVCVKAKSLDRKFETEHALDPADLKEKKDQRVSEVNV from the exons ATGAGATGCTCAAAGACAATTGCAGAAGACGTAGGTGCTACGGCTATCGAAGCCTTTTGGTGTGGTACCAGTTTCGTCCTCGCCTCGACCGTCGTCCAACCCCCTGTTGCCTCGCTATCTCATATATTTGGCCATCGGTCTGCGCTGCTCGCTTCTCTCACTGTGTTCGTGGCTGGTAGTATCATGGCTGCTCTGGCGAAGAATATTGCCGTGCTACTTGGTGGTCGGACACTTCAGGGCCTTGGCTCTGGCGGTATCCTTGCTTTGACATATGTTATCGTCACTGATCTTGTGAGCCTCAGGGAGAGGGGTAAATGGTTCGGCCTTATCTCCCTCAACTGGGCTATTGGAAGCATTCTTGGTCCCTTGATCGGTGGTGCTCTCGTAGAAGTGTCCTGGCCTTGGCTGTTCTGGATCAGTTTACCATTCTGCGGTATTGCCTACATCGCTATTCCCATCACAATGCGCATTAAGCGAAAGGAAGAAGCTTCGGTCAATGCCAAGCTCAGAGAATTTGATTGGATAGGGACTATCATATTTGTTAGTTCTTTGACCAGTTTCTTAATACCTTTGAGTTGGG GTGGCATCATGTATGACTGGAGCAGCCCTAGAACCGTTATACCTCTTATCTTCGGTATTATGGGACTCATATCCTTTGGTTTTCACATCAAGTTCTGCAGAAAATACTCCAGATGCGATCCTCTTCTACGACCCAGTCTATTCACCTCCCTTACGGCTCTCGCTGCATACTTTGCTACTGTCATCCACGGCATAACGGTATGGTGTCTTCTTTACTATGTTCCATTATACCACGAGGTCAGGGGATCATCACCTATCACTGCAGGTGTTGCTGTCATGCCATTCACGGGGAGTGTGGCACCCGCTGCTGTCATAGTTGGGCTCCTGATCGCCAAGACGGGGACATACAGGCCTTTCATATGGGTTGGATGGGTTCTTGTACCCATTGGAATGGgactgatgctgctgcttgaTGATCATACTGAAACCTATGAATGGGTCCTCATCTACCTTACTGGGGGTCTTGGTCTCGGTATCCTCTATTCAGCTCAAGCATTTGCTGCTCAAGCCTCAGCTTCCAATTCCGATTTACCATTCGCTGCCAGTTTTTATGCCTTCTGTCGATCTCTGGGTCAAGGCATCGGTGTTGCTGTCGGCGGCGTCACCTTTCAAAATGAGTTCCGCAAACAGGTCGAGAAAAGCCAGGAGTTTGCTTCCAAAGCCAATGAATGGGCCAAAAATGCGTCAGCGTTGGTACAGATACTCAAGAGGTCCCCCTCGAGCATGCAGCTCATGAAGGAAACTATCATCGATGGATATATCAAAGGTCTTCGAACCGTCTGGCTGGTACTggctttgcttgcttgcatcGCTTTCTTGGTGTCACTCGTCTGTGTCAAGGCGAAAAGCCTGGATCGTAAATTTGAGACTGAGCATGCTCTGGACCCAGCAgatctgaaggagaagaaagaccaAAGAGTCTCGGAAGTTAATGTTTAA